Proteins found in one Oncorhynchus gorbuscha isolate QuinsamMale2020 ecotype Even-year linkage group LG15, OgorEven_v1.0, whole genome shotgun sequence genomic segment:
- the LOC123997952 gene encoding barH-like 2 homeobox protein: MESSSGSNFGIDTILSNPTNSVNPALMNGDFRLGDSRTADFSRSQVTPSPSCSDIDTVGTAPSSPISVTMEHAEPHLLQDSLPHHHHHHHHHLQPGSLQLSPQPQQLGAGAGCAPRTATSSFLIKDILGDSKPLAACAPYSTSVQSPHHIPKPESARDSGDGFRAKLEQDENRSKLDKREDMEMKCNGTKEENEREISSSRDSPQSRSKKPRKARTAFSDHQLNQLERSFERQKYLSVQDRMDLAAALNLTDTQVKTWYQNRRTKWKRQTAVGLELLAEAGNYSALQRMFPSPYFYHPSLLGTMDSTTAAAAAAAMYSSMYRTPQQPHPGLQRPLVPRVLIHGLGPGGQPALNPLGNPMPGTQHQR; encoded by the exons ATGGAATCCTCCAGCGGCTCTAACTTTGGAATAGACACTATTTTATCCAACCCTACTAATTCTGTTAACCCTGCGCTAATGAACGGAGATTTCCGCCTCGGTGACAGCAGGACAGCGGATTTCAGTCGGAGCCAGGTCACCCCGTCCCCGTCATGTTCGGACATAGATACGGTGGGAACGGCCCCCTCTTCCCCAATCTCCGTCACCATGGAGCACGCCGAGCCGCATCTGCTCCAAGACAGCTTaccgcaccaccaccaccaccaccaccaccacctgcaGCCAGGGAGTTTGCAGCTATCGCCCCAGCCACAGCAGCTAGGGGCTGGAGCCGGTTGTGCCCCCAGGACTGCCACCTCTTCGTTTTTAATCAAAGACATTTTAGGCGACAGTAAACCTCTAGCAGCGTGCGCACCTTACAGCACCAGCGTACAGTCACCCCATCACATCCCCAAACCAGAGAGTGCCAGGGACAGTGGGGACGGCTTCAGGGCCAAGTTGGAACAAGATGAAAACAGGAGCAAGTTGGACAAAAGAGAGGATATGGAAATGAAATGCAacg GAACAAAAGAAGAGAATGAACGGGAAATTTCAAGTAGCAGAGATAGTCCTCAATCACGGTCAAAAAAACCTCGCAAAGCACGGACGGCCTTTTCAGACCACCAACTCAACCAGTTAGAGCGAAGCTTCGAGCGCCAAAAATACCTCAGCGTGCAGGATCGCATGGACCTCGCGGCAGCACTCAACCTGACCGACACACAAGTAAAAACCTGGTACCAAAACCGACG GACGAAGTGGAAAAGACAGACAGCGGTCGGATTAGAGCTACTGGCTGAAGCCGGAAATTATTCCGCCTTACAAAGAATGTTCCCGTCGCCCTATTTCTACCACCCGAGCTTGTTGGGTACCATGGACAGCACGACAGCAGCCGCCGCAGCCGCAGCAATGTACAGTAGTATGTACCGGACTCCGCAGCAACCACATCCCGGTCTCCAGAGACCCCTTGTCCCGAGAGTACTCATCCATGGCCTTGGGCCGGGGGGCCAACCGGCATTGAACCCGCTGGGTAACCCCATGCCCGGCACGCAGCATCAGCGGTAG